The DNA window GGTAAGTTCTTTTCCTCTTCTTAGATATTTTGAATAAGTGTAAGTTTtgttgggataataatgcggtgggttcgagatccttccgcatacaactcgacTGAGAACGAAATTTTGACTTCAGTTTTTATCAGAATATGATagtgatctaaatatatagaacgaaaaggtgactgactgatctatcaacgcgcagctcaaactactagacggatcgggctgaaatttggcatgcagatagctattatgacgtagatgtccgctacgaaaggatttttaaaatttcgtcccctaagggggtaaaataggggtttgaaattttcgtatttttgaaatttttgcttttatcgcaatcgattgatatgcgttgtcactTGTCACAGCTAGGCCACAGGTCCGTCCCATCGGACTTTGAGAGAGATAATAGAAACTGGAGAGTGCATCTGTGTTTGCGGCTTGTGCCCGCCATATCTTCCCATGCACCATGATAATCCCCAGGGTAGTTTGCTAGTCTTAATAGAAATTGGCTACCGTAAGCCGTCAggagaatattataatatacttaactcTTTCTTTTCAGTAAGGAATCATTAGTGAAACTACAAGTAGCGAGCGTGCCAATATGGGTGATCGCAACGGCTTCTGTCATCGGCTTACTGCTTTTTGGACTCGTAGTCTTTGCTCTTTATGAGGTATGTACGGCCTTTTTTCTTCAGAAAAGAGTAGGAAAAAATCCCTACAGACTTGTGTCTGCGGACAGATCGTTTTTATATCCCATGGACTAAAATAGCCATGTCTGCAAGATAAGCATAGAATTGCattacattacttcgtgctggtCCTCCGGTTATCTTCTCCTTTTCTTGTCTTTCTCTTTCCTCTCTTCTTATCATGATGGCCCTTAAAAAGCACTATTTTTATGTAGAGTCAACGGTATGTCAGTCTAAATTCTGTACAAAAGGAGAATGCCAGAtcctgacccaccaatttacacacaatatgaaatattaaataaccacttaaaaattaaaaattgtgatttcaaacttgcggatgtttttattagtttcacaataatataggtaaattgcatattatacttaacctagaatcatgatgtgacttaatcttagatttaatgaaaaccgcaagttctagaggtgttaaatcctatgtttagttatcagtgatgaaacagcaacaaaatgctgcataaagCATACGTGTAAACGACTTTTATATAAAATGGGTTACAGTTCTATAGAAATTCTGGCATTGTCCTTTGTCCACTACGTTTTCTGATTTCAGTTTGGATTCCTCAAAAGAAGAAACAAAGATAAACTTGTGGCGCTGAAGAAAGAAGTCTATCGTCAAAGTATTGTGAgtagaattttaataaatacctaatctatcttctatttatataaaaggaaaagctgacggactgactgatctataatattaacgcacagctcatacttaataatatttaataatcagcaaaaaaaattaagtgggaTGGATAGGACCCAACTCAACGGATCGGGTACATTTTagcactaagtaggtacctactttctttttagatagcaataaaataaatacccaAAAGGGACTCTTCGAGACATGATGCTAACGGTACGTGGTTCACACAGACACATCCGATTCTTCGCTGAAACTGTCGTTTGTAGTATCCGATTTAGTGGCAACTGGCAACAGTATTTTAATGCACGTATTCACAAAAACATACGATGGTTCACACAGACACATTCGATTCTTCGTTGGAACTGTTGTTTGTAGTATCCGATTTCATAGCAACAGTATTTCAATACACTTATTCACATAAGCATACGATGGCAGGATCCGGTAAAAACGGATCCTGCTAAACTTGTTATCCGATTTTGCGACTACAAATCAATCAGCGTGGGAGgtttataaagtttattttttgtaatattacaGCGCCGTTCACATATTCGAAACAGCATGAGGGCGACTGCGAGGAGAAAAAGCACAGAAGACGTTCAGTTCCTGACTGATGATGCAGATGATATCCAGGAAAGGGAGATGACTATTGATGAACAACTACAACAACgttataaataaacgtctaatttatcttcttatttttttattaacaagCTAACttgcggggtgattacgtaaaacgttgcagtagcgacagcaatgcgacagttcatttgctgtctctcttcttcttctgcttgttttgctttgtggctactgctgtctctctctagccagacgtttgacagcaatgatcgtgAGATTTACGcttgtcgcaagcctgtcgcgagatacgtaatcaccccgccgattcAGCTTCGCTCAAGTGAAAGGGCTTGTTCTGTTGATCCACCCACCACCCaccctatagggtacctatACAATGTGTATAACCAGGCACAAAATATTGGTTTGAACTCCACAATCTCCGAGTTCTCTCCGCAGACCACCactatattatacttaggtGCCTAGATTAGTGCGCGAAACGATTAAAATTCGCGAACAACAGAATTTCAAACGTGAGGATGGTTTTATGCTAgcaagtatgtggaatccagAGGTAGAATTATGCACACCAGCAGAGTCGTACAACATTCAAAGTTAATAGTGATgttgagtgtattttgccggataGCTCGTGAACTATCAACAAACGAACAAGggagagggtagttcgctactgcccctGACTTCGCAACACTGAAGTCCCGTCCTGACCACGACCCAAGcaactgggtcgaaatatcgacaaatcaaAGTCATCTAATTTCATCGTGGTGTGTACCCGTTACTTATTTACGTTATGTGTattttttaactgggacagtggggccgattctcttgtacacaatctctaaactaaactaaattaacaggtctaaatctagtgctatccttttccgcaagcaacattatgaaaaagacatgttattttagtttagtttagagattgtgtacaacgaaaTTAGCCACAGTATGGAGACATCCAAAATCATAGGAGACACAAGGACACTTATGTGCTTATAGAAACCATTAGGTCTATTTTGAatcaacttccaaaaaggaggtggttcccAATTCGGTCCGATTTTTACACCGATTATACCGACATGTAtttgtatgtacaccgattttgtGAAGGTTTCTGGACAATTTTTAGCCAGAGCTTTACTTTGAAAAATATTCTAAGACGTATTCTAAGTGCATGACACTTTTTGAAGTTGATCAATAGGTTACATATAgacaataaataggtacctataatgttAAAACACAAATAAACAACGATCGTATGTCCGTGGAAAAACCCATATCATATTTTGTATGCTGCACGCAGACTATTCTTTATAAACATGCaaacgataataataatatatctgtgGAAAAGACCAATATTCATGCCTACAGCTTTAAAATGCACCTACAAGCACGTTGACCCGGCGGGTCGTATAATTCCGACCGCAGTATAGTTTTaagtagtataagattttacatgcttttattataaactagctgccccggcgaacgtcgtaccgcctaacagtcgtttcaaattttttaaatattttttccgtaagaaccatcctcgtacttcaaggaatattatattttaaaaaaattagcgaaatcggttcagcagttctcgagatttgcgatcagcaactcatttagcgattcatttttatatatatagattattatttattgcataAAGAATATGTAGGTATGCCCCCGCCTTGTCCAGAGGACGCATTACGCAAAAATGCTCAACGCACCTTTGCGGCCCGACCtattaaggatttttaaaaacctacgtgcgcgcggacgaagtcgcgtgcatcatctaataaaaatttcaaaatgggcgTCATACAAATTAAAGAGGGTGTTCGTAAACATATCTATAcatctgtacatattatgtacgatggtacagaacccttcgtgtgtgagtccgattcGCTCTTGACCCATTTGATttcttaaaataggtaatacaaAATAGTATATTAGGTATCAAACAATTAATAACTCAAAGATATTACTTCTTATACCTAGAAATTATTGAGTTTGCTTATCAAACTTATATTAATTCATATAAATATGTTATTTGCTCAATGTGTTTATTTAGTTTGATAACGCACGACACGACGCTTCTTAAAGTAGATACGtgtatacctaaataataatatttaatatcaataaaaatataatagttatCGTGATGGAAAAAGTACGAATCTTTTCAAGTGGCACAAAGTggtgcatattttttattattacaatatttctgggtaagttttcgatttttttagATAGATGGATAACTAAATTCTTTTCATAGAAGGTTTCATTCATTCAAGCTATTAATTTAAAGTCAACAAGTAAACTTTCTAAAACTAGTaaaaaatttgataggtaattgtCAATCTAATTTTTCAAGTGTTCGGCCTAGATTTTTTGGATATTATAAAAGTATAGCTAGAGTTCATGGGTAGTAAACACGCGACTCGTGTAACCatccgttcccacttgtcgtttctCGTTTGTACTAGAATATGAATTTTTAATCACATTACTGGGTAAAAAAAAGAACTGTTGCCAATTTTCACAAATTATATAGTTAGTTTAAGACaattttttgtattgaataaaacataaattcaaccaaaaaTTTATACCAAAATAAACTATGTTCTTTAATAAATCTATTTGTATAGTTTTGGTAACAATCCATTTATTTGATAaagcataaaaaaattataaacatcatTCAAATTTACTATAAATAGCCACGCAATGGCTTCGTTCGTATGGCCGAGCGTAAATTTGTAAACTTCCCCTTAACTACAATATCTATGCAAAATCACGTACCTAGATCAATTCTTCGATGCGCGTGATTAAAGagcaaaccaacaagcaaacataccctacctacctacttccgcaattaggtataataatatgtgataATATACTTATACAACAGATGCATTTGTTTGTTAATGATAACAGGTTAGCGTTTGACCATGATCTCTACAGAGCGCAGACTAAAGTCTCCTGCACACATTGAGCCAATGCATTAGCAAGTGTTGGTCAGTGTGTAATacacgtttaaaaaaaaagtcgcgTTTTTTATGGTATGTTATAAGTATAAATttataatgtatgtatgtataatgatcaatactatcacctgtcttcgtttttgctagcgttctacttGTATATTCATTTGCCTTTGCACCCTCTTATatagtttattttgtattattgttttttgcatagattttagtgtgtgcaataaagatttcttaatgagtaaattaattaattcactTTGCAGTACCATCAATATCTTCAAAACAGTATCGCACAGATTATGTGTACAATAGAAAAACTGATGCCTTTTACAAATTCCACATGGAGACGGAGCATCTCTTCCGAGCGCATGAAATTTGTGACATAGAAGGAGCTTCCCTAATGGTGCCAAGGACTGACGAGGACATATCACAGGCACACGCCTTGTTCAAACAATACCCCGACATAGGGGACAGGGCTTGGATAGGGAATGACGGTAACAAACATGAATCAGCTGAAGAAATTCCTCTCATCaactgtaagtacctaatttgACTTGATTCATCCCTTTTCTGATCACCGGCCCCCGATAAATCGTAAACGTTTGCACCCTTACGTAGGCTAGTCAAAATCCTACATACAGACAGTGCCCGAAGCCCATAGGATGCAGGGGGTTTGACAACTTGATTTAGAACGCTATTCTAACGCTAGATTATGGCTTTGCCGGAAGGGAGCTGTAAGTCTCATACCCGACCAGAGCtgagctatttttttttttttttattcaggtacaagttagcccttgactgcaatctcacctggtggtaagtgatgatgcagtctaagatgatagcgggctaacctagaaggggtatggcagtttatattaaacccatacccctttggtttctacacggcatcgtaccggaacgctaaatcgcttggcggcacggctttgccggtagggtggtaactagccacggccgaagcctcccaccagaccagaccagaaatttagaaattataaaattccaaacccctgccaggaatcgaacccgggacctcccactaataagaccacagcgctcaccactgcgccagggaggtcgtcaactaattaagaaattatagttTTGCCAATGCTAGGTCAttaatgaggagatccgtaaagaactagagtaatcgacatagccAAATGGTTGCgaatctgaagtggcaatgggcagggcacatagtttgaaaagtGATAgattggggtcctaaggtgctagaatggcgactttgtaccgaaaagcgcagcttggcagacctcccactaggtggacagacgacatcaaacgcagggagccgctggatttaggcgtcGCAAGACCATGATGtggggaagtccctacaagagacctattagagctgtggacgtctatcgctaGACGATGATGGCGATGATGAGTTTTGCCAATTTGAACCCGGacatttagtaggtatagttaaaagaaagaaagaaagaagaaagactGCACGGCACGGTAGTGCACACATCTGAGTGTTTTtgtggcgtgtttatagaaaaattGCGACTAGCTTTTGATGCAaaagttttgcggaattgctactcgaattctgaagCCGACCGTATATACAACTGCACTACgaaaaatgtaattttcaaATTACCGTAAATATGTTATTATTTTCAGTGGACGAAATACACGCAACTACCGCGGGCTACCGATGGATTGGTTCTCGTTGGGTTGAATCCGACGTGATCAAGAGAGACGGTGCAGTGCAACGTGCCGTCAGCCACCAGTTCCTGCCTTTCATCTGCAAGGTGGACGCCAGTGATGCAGTCGAAGACAAGCAGTGCAAGGTCTTTGGCAAAGGCAAGTGTCGCTTCGTTCGTGAATCGTGGGATGTATATATTagggtgaccgatcaattcacaaaaaacaaattaacaaagTTACATTCCACAAACAACGTTTgacaaaattatgaatcatttattcatcgttataaaacttctgGTTCTACTCGTGTTCTAcataggtatttattctgaggttCTACAAATAACCtgacaaaacaaattacataaaatataatttgaattacACTTGATTTCTTCAagacggattcaaaacatcacgaacattttataacACACACAACCCCCCAAtttttggtgaaataataaatttataaatgatattttaacataaatattatGATCTTTCGGAATACGATATTTGTGATCTGACTAGTTTTTGAAACATTTTTGGTGAAATGATCATTTGTTATACGTTTTTTGCTAAGCATTAGTGAAGCGCTTCCTTCTTTACAGGTTACAAATACTTCGAAAACGTGGGTAGCTGTTACATGATTCCTCAAACAGCGTCTCCATGGAACGAAGCGTACGCAGAGTGCCGCGCGCAGGGCGCTCATCTCATAGTTCTCAACTCGGAACTAGAACACcaggttttgtttttttttattatcgaCATAAAAACAATTCTTCTTTTTATATAAACGCGCGCGGGTTCATATGAtacccgcgggaactctttgattttctggtataaaaagtagcctatgtccgtccccgggatgctagTTATCGTATCTTTCATCAAACTGGCTAAAGGGGCGAGCCTTTAAAATGCCGTGACgggtaactctttaattttctggaataaaaagtagcctatgtcctttcccgggatgcaaaatATTTCCGTgccaaacttcatcaaaattggtcaaacggataagccgtgaaaagcacagacagatagatagatacaaTTTTGcatcaaaaatattactaagtatggataaaaattaatgtttgtatGTTCGTTCGCGTAATAACCTTTACAAAGTTTTAACTCCAACTTCGTACAGTTGGTACAAGTGCtggcgcgcaccacggtaaatttgcGTGCGTTTTTTTCCGAAAAATCTgcgaactatagaactacataaaagcacagaatatagaagcgcgcgcactccgGAATTAATTCCACACGGAATAACAAAAGAGATAACATAAAAAGAGCACGCGATTCATTCAAACAAGTTACAGAGAAATTGAAAGCGTTGCAACGCTTGTTGATTAAtacccattgatgttggaagttgatgttacaaaaaaaaatacaggtttTAACTGATGCCtaaattgaaattttgacacTTTGTGTATTGGAAATCTGtctggtataaaataaaaaagcgtcCAACCTTACATAACTGATTGTTCTCCACTACGCTCCGACCGCAGCTTCGATCAATCACCAACAGGCGTCCTACGCTTCTTTAAGATTTTTGTGGTACggcctttaatttttttgagctATTTTATGAGtacgaattttatttaaaatgagaaagcaaacgttcctgtatctacctttattactctgtctacgtacggaacccttcctgtacGAGGCCGACTCGCacatgaccggttttttttctttggttCTGCTGCGAACAAAATAATAGTCAAAACGACACTTTTTCTTACCGATTCTGTATTAGACCAGGTATCTTTTCACAAAGGTGGTATACTTTATCTAAGCTTACAATATGTGTTCAGGTCATGTACAACTACACCAACGAAGAACCTCCTGTAACCAACTCTGTGGCAAACTGGTTCTTCTTTGCTGGCATTAGAGCTGAGAAGAAAACTGATGGCTCACCTG is part of the Maniola hyperantus chromosome 3, iAphHyp1.2, whole genome shotgun sequence genome and encodes:
- the LOC117996365 gene encoding lymphocyte antigen 75-like, producing MEKVRIFSSGTKWCIFFIITIFLVPSISSKQYRTDYVYNRKTDAFYKFHMETEHLFRAHEICDIEGASLMVPRTDEDISQAHALFKQYPDIGDRAWIGNDGNKHESAEEIPLINLDEIHATTAGYRWIGSRWVESDVIKRDGAVQRAVSHQFLPFICKVDASDAVEDKQCKVFGKGYKYFENVGSCYMIPQTASPWNEAYAECRAQGAHLIVLNSELEHQVMYNYTNEEPPVTNSVANWFFFAGIRAEKKTDGSPVVFQTIFNQTLEEAGYSQWSENEPNNSHGREYCVSLFKNDAKYNDINCADKLGFICEKEVQNKK